In Nakaseomyces glabratus chromosome I, complete sequence, the sequence aaagcGAAGAACAGGCCCAGCGACAATCCTTTGATCACACATGTTTCATCCATTGATCAACTGAACAGGAAGATATATAACGACTATGAAGATGGAGATATCCTTCGGAATATACCCAAAATTTACCACCCATTGATCGAAAAGCTCTGGCCGGGCCCTCTGACAATCTTACTGCCTATACCACCAGAGAGAAATGTATCACTCTCCAAATTAACGACAGGGGACCAACCCACTTTTGCTGTTAGGATACCAGCAAACTCTATCGCTAGGGCTTTAATTGCCTTAGCCGATACTCCTATTGCAGCACCATCTGCAAATGCCTCTACTAGACCTTCTCCAACACTGGCATCACATGTCTATCATGATTTGAAAGGTCGGATACCGCTAATTATAGATGGCGGAGCCTGTAACGTTGGTGTCGAAAGCACAGTTGTAGATGGCTTGTGCTTGCCCCCAGCATTGCTGCGTCCTGGGGGTTTCACATACGAAGATATCCTGCATCTTGGAGGAGAAAGTTGGAGGAACTGTAAGGTCGAGAATAAGAAAACCTTAAGCGAAGGTGAGAAGGTGAGGACGCCAGGTATGAAGTACAAGCACTATGCCCCAAGTGCTAAAGTCATTGTTCTTCTACCGAATGACAGCGACACTCAAATGCAATTGATTGACAAAATGAAGGTGTTCTTGTCCAGTCATCAACCTGAcataattgataaaaaagtCGCTATAATGACCACTTTGAAACTAACTCCTATCTTGAACGAGATCAGCTTATTTGCTTCTAGTAACTACAAAGGAACCAAAACCGAGTTCTTAGTATCTGAATTGGGTGCTTCTGGGGAAGCTATCCAAGCCAACCTCTTTGCTGCACTAAGGAAAGCAGATGAAACTGATAATGTAGATACTATTATTGTTGAAGGCATATCGGAAACCAGTGAAGGTCTAGCCGTCATGAATCGTTTACGTAAAGCATCAGGAGGGAATATTGTTACGATATAATTATCCCTTTTGCCATTTATATTCCCAACTTTGTAATTCTTATAGCATACctcaatatatttcatGTTTAATTGCCTCTCGTCGGAGAATAAAAAGTCTCATAGCTAAGTTAATAATGAGTTTTCTTAACTTCCttaaataaagaaaaaatataatgctTATTATTGGTAATCCATAccaaaaaactaaaatacAAATGTTTATAAGTATATATAAGGACCTTTTAATCGTAAAACATTCATTACACGATAGAGTAGCGTAAAGGATCCATATGtgaattcttcttcacccAGTATTTTCTAATCTCATCGATAATGAAGACGCTGCTACTGATCATTGCCAAGAAAATCAAATCACTAAATGCAAGACTTTCTGTCTTAAAGATTGCTTGGAAGAATGGAATATAAATGGCACACATTTGACCTAACAAAGAGAAACCCACCGCTAGGTTAAACATCTTATTTGTGAAAAaaccaatttcaaaaatagaCTTCGTTGTGTGTCTGCAAGCTAAGGCATTAAACATGTCAAAGAAAACGAAGCAAGTGAATGTCATAGTTGTGTCTCTTGCAGTAACTTGCCCATCTTCTGCCATCTCTTTAACGAAAACGTAAACAGTACCTAAAATGATACATGATGCTGTCCCAATCAACCTCTTTAGCAACTCTGCGGTCAATATTTTATCAGTACGCTTTCTTGGTGGTTTTTTCATAACTTCATGATCAACTGGTTCTACACCTAATGACTGTGCAGGTGGTCCATCCATTAAAATGTTAATCCATAAAATCTGCATTGCATTTAATGGATTTGGTAACATGAATGCTGTAGAAAGGGCAACCAAAGACAAGGCTGCAATAGAGGTTGATAATTGGAACGACAAAAAGTTTTGAATGTTGTTAAAAATACCTTTCCCCTCTTCTATAGCAGTCAGGATGGTGCTAAAATCATCATCTGTCAAAATCATATCAGAGGCTTCTTTTGCCACATCAGTTCCCATTCTACCCATAGATACACCGATATCAGCTAATTTTAAGGCTGGTGCATCATTAACACCATCACCAGTCATAGCCACCACATcacctcttcttcttagaGCACGAACAATGTTCAATTTATGTTCTGGTGTAGCACGGGCAAAAATATTAACATGATCAATCACATTGGCCAATTGGTCATCAGTcatttcattcaatttatCACCACTTAGAACGGAAAGCTTTGGATCGATTACTGGAATACCTATCTGTCTTGCAATGTTAACAGCTGTATTTTCAGAGTCACCAGTTATCATAATGATATGAATACCACCTTGCAaaaattgatcaattgcAAATTTAACAGAAGATCTAGGAGGATCATTCATACCAATCAAACCAGTAAAAACCAAATCACTTATGTCATCTTCAACCAGTTTAGAACTTGAGTCCGTCATAGCTCTTTTTGCAAACGCCAAAACTCGTAGACCTTCAGAAGCCAATGTGTTGGCACAGTCAATAATGGTTTCCCTATGTCCTGCAGTCAGCTTCTCAATTTTTCCCTTTTCTGTAagataagaagaagacttGTCCAAAATTCTCTCGAAAGCACCTTTTATAAATAGAGTTGTCTTTTTCTCATTATCCTGGATTTTAGTTGCCatcatctttctttttgagtTGAAGGAAAGTTCTTTTACCTTGGTATATTCACTTCTTACATCAGCTAGTTCAAACTTTTGCAGCTGCTCTAATAAGGCCACGTCTGTTGGATTACCTAAATACTTTGCATGCTCTTGAGAATATGATGCATTGTTACACAAGTTACCACAAAGTAAAGTGGTCTTGACATCATCAGTTAAgtaattcttcaaattaccgcctttatttttatcaagaGATAGAACATTTAATTTGTTAGCCATACTACCCAAACACCATATCTTCGAAACAGTCATATGATTCGATGTTAAAGTACCCGTCTTATCAGAACAAATGACATTAACAGAGCCCAAGGTTTCAACACTAGGCAATCTCCTAACAATAGCTTTACGCTTAGCCATACGTAGTACACCTAGTGCTAAAGTGACAGTCACAATAATAGGTAAACCTTCAGGAATAGCGGCAACAGCAAGTGAGACTGAAATTTGGAACATTTCTAACCAAGATCTGCCTTGGATGATACCGACAACACAAATAATACCAATTACAACAAAACTTGCTAATGATAAATCTTTACCAAGCTTGTCCATGGTTAATTGTAGCGGGGTCTTAGGTTTTTCAATACTGCTCATCATTTCAAAAACGTTACCAAAAGATGTCTCTCTACCAGTACCAACAACAATACCTCTACCATTACCTTCTTTTACCAACGTTCCCATGTATGCAATATTAGTACGCTCAGCCACTGGAACAATAGAATTTGGTTGATCATTGTAACTGTCCCGGGAAAGAGCTTTATAACTTTTATGAACAGGATCAGTTTCACCGGTTAGGTTACTCTCATCAATAGTCAAATCATTACACTCTATAATTCTTATATCGGCTGGGATACGGTCACCAATTCTAAAACGAACTAGATCACCAGGAACCAAATTTGTCGCCAGGACGTTCGATTCTCTACCGCCTCTGATCAAATGGCATTCTTGTGGAACCAATTTATTTAGGGCTTCCAACGATTTCTCAGATCTGTATTCTTGCACAAAACCGACAGTgacaacaataacaatggCCATGGTGATACTGATAGCGTCATCAATGTTACCTAAGAAGACCGAAATAATAGCAGAACCCATTAACAACAATATTAGCCTGTCTTCAACAAAATTGGACAAGAACTTCTTTACCAAACTTTCATCGTCATCGACACTGATTTCATTTGGACCATAATATTGTCTTCTCTTGGTGGCTTCTTCTACAGAAGAAAGACCTAGCTTGGCATCGGTATCCAATTTATGTAAAGTCTCTTCCACACTCAATGTACAGTATTCCAGAGAGGGGTTTGGCTTAGTAAGAGCGGCATTTGTGGCCTCCAGAATCTCCTTTTCCTGCGAGTTCAGAGAAGCACTACTTCCACCGGCATCTTTATCCTTATCATAGTAGGTAAACGGGTTATCACTCATGTTTATCCGTTATATTATATGCGAACTGTAGCAATTTGAGccaatataataaatttgtaattggtgaaaaaaaaaatcaactTAAAATTGATCTCTAAGCTATGAAATACAGCAAGTCAATAGGAATAACCTGGACAACTTCTTGGTTCGTATTTGCCTTCAATGAAACGAAATAGTATAAGTATTTCTCAAATCAATGCCAACAGTTTATTATTGCacaaaaatatctataGTATTTCTTTTCGTCTTAACCCAGTGTTTGAACTCGGTAAGAGAAAGTATTGCACCAGATAGAGATTaggaataaaaaaaaaatctattttgatattcacAATTCCGATGTCCTGGAATTATAGTTAATTACAACCACCAGTTATACACTCAATTGGCTATTAAGTATTGACCAGTGACACCAAAAAATCCACTCACGAACTTTTGTCGAGGCGAACTTTGTTGGTTTTTTTTAGCAAATTTGATGCCCAGATAACTCAGAATTACCCggatttatattttattgataataGCATAGCAACGTGTTATGATGAATGCCTTATATATAGAGAGATATACTGAGCTAATTCTTGGATGCAAGACAATACAATTTgcaaattatatttattggaATGTAGAGGCATATAGATACAATTACTACGTGCTAAGAGTCTACAATTGTTAATTCTCATATATCTGAAGCTTTGGTGGTAACCCATAAATTGTTGTAGATATCTGATTGTCAAATGCCAATTCTGGGACCATCATAATAATGTAAAAGGTGATGTGCAATCAACGATTTGCACTTTATGTTAAAATTCCAAACTATTCTGCCTTAACGTTTTGAGCCTGATGTCTAGTGATAGTTACAAGTAGGGCTCGTGATCAAAATCACTAGCTTAGTTATAATTCGCAAAGACATTTGACAGCTTTTGGCAAAGACATATATCCTTAGAATCGTACTTTAATGCCCGTTCCCCAAGTGTGACCTTTACGTTTTGCTTTTCTTATCAGCTAACTGATTTTCTAATTTGACGTATCTTGTACTGATGAACAGTATATGAACCACCCCCACACCGGGTTTATTGCGGGCCATAAATTAGACGgattgttttttttaccaAGAGCAATGTTACAGCAGGAATCATCTATTGCATTTCTATAACAATATTCAACCGTTTAGTTTCCGGATTATTCCGAGTGTTATATCTATTAACCCCCACTAACCTTTACTTTACTCTactaaattatataatatcaaatttacacagtttttgatattgGTGCACAGACTATTTCCATTTGTTCCTATGAGCACCCCACATCATCCCCCATCAGTAACTTGTTATtaaaacatatataaagaagaGCTCAAGTTATATAATCTCGGGTCTGTTAATAATTGAATCATCTTACTATTCATAATCTtaaataaaagaacaaaCTGCATCAGGCATTACCCATTTTAACAACACTTAAAGAATAATACTATCATAATGAACCAAACAAAGCTGACTCAAACCGCTGCCCGTATCTTGAAGAATAGCAGTATCTTCAGAAAATCTCCTGGCAACTCTTTTGCTACATTCAAAGAATACAGAGAAACTGCCAAGACATACGGTCCATTGAGTGCCTCTCTCGCTACAAAGAGAAACCTGACTAACAAATAGAGCAAATAATTAGTctgttattttttctttgtgcttttatttttctgGGTTATACATTTTATAGATTCATTCAAGGTacctttatattttttactttctGATCTTTctaaatattcaaatatgaaaaaaaaataaacattTTATCTTTCAACACAAACGTCTATTTCTAACAGTTAAACAAGCATGCAATGAATAAATCATATCAAATGTCTATAAATGTAATATGTAGAATTATGGAGACCATTTTAAAATTAACGGACTTACCAACATCACTGATATCGGTATCCCAGCATATATGATGAATCTTCCAATAATATCTATATGTGCCACTCCAACGTACCGTATACACTCTTCTCCTGAATTGGCAGTCAATTCTATCTTCAAATGCTGCTTTTCTTGTCTATCATCAGGCATTCTACATattgttttcaaaaaaacGCTGTAGACTAACGGTTTACTCAAAATATATTTCCAAAGCACTACCA encodes:
- the SUA5 gene encoding threonylcarbamoyladenylate synthase (CAGL0I04290g~Ortholog(s) have single-stranded telomeric DNA binding activity, role in regulation of translational fidelity, tRNA threonylcarbamoyladenosine modification, telomere maintenance and cytosol, nucleus localization), with amino-acid sequence MTLLHKLSTFCKMSQPLRTEVLKVDALSIVFPENAHIDGKLPEVNDAPSRDALLKAAHIIRDTEETVAFPTETVYGLGGSSLNDNSVRNIYKAKNRPSDNPLITHVSSIDQLNRKIYNDYEDGDILRNIPKIYHPLIEKLWPGPLTILLPIPPERNVSLSKLTTGDQPTFAVRIPANSIARALIALADTPIAAPSANASTRPSPTLASHVYHDLKGRIPLIIDGGACNVGVESTVVDGLCLPPALLRPGGFTYEDILHLGGESWRNCKVENKKTLSEGEKVRTPGMKYKHYAPSAKVIVLLPNDSDTQMQLIDKMKVFLSSHQPDIIDKKVAIMTTLKLTPILNEISLFASSNYKGTKTEFLVSELGASGEAIQANLFAALRKADETDNVDTIIVEGISETSEGLAVMNRLRKASGGNIVTI
- the PMR1 gene encoding Ca(2+)/Mn(2+)-transporting P-type ATPase PMR1 (CAGL0I04312g~Putative Ca2+ ATPase), whose product is MSDNPFTYYDKDKDAGGSSASLNSQEKEILEATNAALTKPNPSLEYCTLSVEETLHKLDTDAKLGLSSVEEATKRRQYYGPNEISVDDDESLVKKFLSNFVEDRLILLLMGSAIISVFLGNIDDAISITMAIVIVVTVGFVQEYRSEKSLEALNKLVPQECHLIRGGRESNVLATNLVPGDLVRFRIGDRIPADIRIIECNDLTIDESNLTGETDPVHKSYKALSRDSYNDQPNSIVPVAERTNIAYMGTLVKEGNGRGIVVGTGRETSFGNVFEMMSSIEKPKTPLQLTMDKLGKDLSLASFVVIGIICVVGIIQGRSWLEMFQISVSLAVAAIPEGLPIIVTVTLALGVLRMAKRKAIVRRLPSVETLGSVNVICSDKTGTLTSNHMTVSKIWCLGSMANKLNVLSLDKNKGGNLKNYLTDDVKTTLLCGNLCNNASYSQEHAKYLGNPTDVALLEQLQKFELADVRSEYTKVKELSFNSKRKMMATKIQDNEKKTTLFIKGAFERILDKSSSYLTEKGKIEKLTAGHRETIIDCANTLASEGLRVLAFAKRAMTDSSSKLVEDDISDLVFTGLIGMNDPPRSSVKFAIDQFLQGGIHIIMITGDSENTAVNIARQIGIPVIDPKLSVLSGDKLNEMTDDQLANVIDHVNIFARATPEHKLNIVRALRRRGDVVAMTGDGVNDAPALKLADIGVSMGRMGTDVAKEASDMILTDDDFSTILTAIEEGKGIFNNIQNFLSFQLSTSIAALSLVALSTAFMLPNPLNAMQILWINILMDGPPAQSLGVEPVDHEVMKKPPRKRTDKILTAELLKRLIGTASCIILGTVYVFVKEMAEDGQVTARDTTMTFTCFVFFDMFNALACRHTTKSIFEIGFFTNKMFNLAVGFSLLGQMCAIYIPFFQAIFKTESLAFSDLIFLAMISSSVFIIDEIRKYWVKKNSHMDPLRYSIV
- the DPI8 gene encoding Dpi8p (CAGL0I04328g~Ortholog(s) have mitochondrion localization), encoding MNQTKLTQTAARILKNSSIFRKSPGNSFATFKEYRETAKTYGPLSASLATKRNLTNK